Proteins encoded in a region of the Quercus lobata isolate SW786 chromosome 8, ValleyOak3.0 Primary Assembly, whole genome shotgun sequence genome:
- the LOC115958081 gene encoding uncharacterized protein LOC115958081 gives MSMTLPTLSSPNASLKITPFSHLRIKTYVQAIPFRSLPTKPPSFGPIPSQNFHGFSGKRLGFVFEKKLDLKVCASAGNVSGGAEDDEEAKKEARGESTMPERFRYLTKEAPDPPLRWPLFVALAFLVYAWRAVLFELSNWRKAALGIVSFVGYLFKLALALVFHFIGDPITSIIRCIETALYAIRALHSAIVAYTPVPELTTIILLASAVLAIAEVASPNSVNSQTHLLTVSGLIGYAAVCGYILEPFFWTLLLLLYGFSRIVKKKDNVSSALPVAAVLAAVGEPWVRVLVIASYLALSISHHSKKVSNGKEEVEVVMANRRLPMPLLVAAFTIGIHLAAKWAGYRHLTWKIV, from the exons ATGTCAATGACTCTTCCCACACTCTCATCTCCAAATGCCTCACTCAAAATCACTCCCTTTTCTCACCTCAGAATTAAAACCTATGTCCAAGCCATTCCATTTCGCTCATTACCAACAAAACCCCCATCTTTTGGCCCCATACCAAGCCAAAATTTTCATGGGTTTTCCGGGAAAAGACTGGGTTTTGTGTTTGAGAAAAAGTTGGACTTAAAGGTTTGTGCTAGTGCAGGGAATGTTAGCGGTGGTgctgaagatgatgaagaagctAAGAAAGAGGCTCGAGGGGAAAGCACTATGCCAGAGCGGTTCAGGTACTTGACCAAAGAAGCTCCTGACCCACCACTCAGATGGCCTTTGTTTGTAG CCCTTGCTTTCCTTGTCTATGCATGGAGGGCAGTCTTGTTTGAACTTTCTAATTGGCGAAAGGCTGCACTTGGTATTGTTAGTTTTGTGGGATACCTCTTCAAACTTGCCCTGGCTCTCGTATTCCACTTCATTGGTGATCCCATAACTTCAATAATTAGATGTATTGAGACTGCTCTCTATGCCATTCGAGCTCTCCATTCTGCCATAGTGGCATATACACCTGTCCCAGAGTTGACCACAATTATCCTACTGGCATCAGCTGTTCTTGCCATTGCAGAAGTTGCTTCTCCCAACTCTGTAAACAGCCAAACTCATCTTCTCACAGTATCTGGCCTAATTGGGTATGCAGCTGTGTGTGGTTACATCTTGGAGCCATTCTTCTGGACCCTTCTGTTGTTGTTATATGGTTTCTCACGGATTGTTAAGAAGAAAGATAATGTTTCATCTGCATTGCCTGTTGCAGCTGTGCTGGCTGCAGTTGGAGAACCATGGGTCAGAGTTCTGGTAATAGCTTCATATCTGGCTCTTTCTATTTCTCACCATTCAAAAAAGGTTTCCAATGGAAAGGAAGAAGTGGAAGTTGTAATGGCAAATAGGAGGCTTCCAATGCCGTTGCTGGTTGCAGCCTTTACCATTGGAATCCATCTTGCTGCTAAATGGGCTGGGTACCGGCACTTGACATGGAAGATAGTCTGA